Below is a window of Carboxydothermus pertinax DNA.
TAAGAGCTCTTGGGGTTAATCAACATCTCTTCTTCCAAACTGATAATGGTGAAGAATTCGGTGGACTCCCTACTTCTAGAAAAAAGTCTATTATGCAAAAGTTTATCTTTGATCCCTTGAACATTTCTTTGTTAAATATCCCTCCTGGTCAAAAGCAGTTTAATACTTTTGTTGAACGTTCTCATCGCTCTGATGATGAAGAATTCTACTCTATCAATCTTGCAAAAGTTACTTCCCGTTCTGCCTTCTTTAAAATGGCTCAGAGTTGGCTCCTTTACTT
It encodes the following:
- a CDS encoding integrase core domain-containing protein, which translates into the protein RALGVNQHLFFQTDNGEEFGGLPTSRKKSIMQKFIFDPLNISLLNIPPGQKQFNTFVERSHRSDDEEFYSINLAKVTSRSAFFKMAQSWLLYFNYRRPHFGKNMGGKSPISALKSFLKSFNPALGAFPVVLLDHFSLYLNYLFDISSLPWDYLP